The Nitrospirota bacterium genome has a window encoding:
- a CDS encoding cytochrome c, with the protein MKALMSVAALIGAVGILLLAGMIVDIIPSNTVRLVEGYMPMQVLFELALFVAGFTGLSYMSASMGMALPRFWQGIFFWSFILLYLKYRVYPPIPFSVRAMYGTVSLIAVFMWVSANEEDWKKFKQPIMNILDAQTGANKLLRYAYLVLLPILIGGFSYNAMVPKSEEPIELRTVHPAPPASTKVHGKTYTLQTSQNPYRVNLEGKFDQEYSNANIVEQGMGRLMKPNANPWDKDAQGYLKYVREGGEIFFQNCHFCHGDNLNGRGLHAFAFNPIPANFTDPGTIAQLQETFIFWRVAKGGIGLPNEGFPWASVMPPWEQHLTVDEIWKVILFEYWHTGYYPRTWD; encoded by the coding sequence ATGAAAGCATTAATGTCAGTCGCGGCACTCATAGGAGCTGTTGGGATACTCCTGCTTGCCGGAATGATTGTGGATATCATTCCGTCAAATACCGTGCGCCTGGTCGAAGGTTACATGCCTATGCAAGTGCTCTTTGAGCTCGCGCTATTTGTCGCGGGTTTTACAGGGCTAAGCTATATGTCGGCTTCCATGGGAATGGCGCTCCCTCGCTTCTGGCAGGGGATTTTCTTTTGGTCGTTCATTCTTCTGTATTTGAAGTATCGTGTGTATCCGCCGATTCCGTTCAGCGTTCGCGCTATGTACGGGACCGTCTCGCTCATAGCTGTGTTTATGTGGGTCTCAGCGAACGAGGAAGATTGGAAGAAGTTCAAGCAGCCGATCATGAACATTTTGGATGCCCAAACCGGGGCAAACAAATTGTTGCGGTACGCCTATCTGGTCCTGTTGCCGATTTTGATCGGCGGGTTCTCCTATAACGCGATGGTGCCGAAGTCAGAGGAGCCCATCGAGTTGCGCACGGTGCATCCGGCGCCACCGGCCAGCACCAAGGTGCATGGAAAGACGTATACACTTCAAACATCGCAGAACCCCTATCGTGTCAACCTCGAAGGGAAGTTCGATCAGGAATATAGCAACGCGAATATTGTGGAGCAGGGTATGGGTCGGTTGATGAAGCCGAATGCCAATCCCTGGGATAAAGATGCTCAGGGCTACCTGAAGTATGTGCGTGAGGGGGGAGAGATCTTCTTCCAAAACTGCCACTTCTGCCACGGCGATAACCTGAACGGTCGCGGCCTCCATGCATTTGCTTTCAATCCAATTCCTGCGAACTTTACTGATCCGGGAACGATTGCACAATTACAGGAAACGTTCATTTTCTGGCGTGTGGCCAAGGGTGGAATCGGGTTGCCGAACGAAGGGTTCCCCTGGGCCTCTGTGATGCCACCGTGGGAGCAGCATCTGACTGTGGACGAAATCTGGAAAGTCATCTTGTTCGAATATTGGCACACGGGGTATTACCCCCGAACCTGGGACTAA
- a CDS encoding nitric oxide reductase, translating into MGDLINEAISIGWPLLALLAGLLVYSLISISDPTAKKRATFKLFIGTIAAFMLLLAIAHYETSFYGANRMLPVSLVLITAMCFMMGIYFPNQAALLKIGGFMFLVAAGLSGYGNWLPQVEGGFPPKEEKLQYEAMTAQQLADEGEKIIFGGIGQNKVQGAIGKGQCPLCHAFHKGMLGERAPNLDGIPERAGKERLEDPKYSKGKPAGRDYAQKEAFPGAGTAENGQEYIAESHSCPSCYVVAGFGVKGTNDKESPMPAIHKPPISLSLAELAAVDTWLYIREGRDAPTYDEIVKSYEKFIPEADRPKQQDDKAAGPPSALLADGTEPVDQILAKAQCVSCHTIPGIPGAVGTIGPKLEEGTNAPLRIKDKDYKGTAKTVPDYIMESIVSPSAYVVKPFPDNTMPKVFGQKLSAGALKKIVDYLSQVKAGSPPPKIS; encoded by the coding sequence GTGGGCGATCTGATAAACGAAGCTATTTCAATAGGGTGGCCACTGCTCGCGCTTCTCGCGGGGCTTCTCGTGTACTCTCTGATATCGATTAGTGATCCAACTGCAAAGAAGCGCGCAACGTTCAAGCTCTTTATTGGCACGATCGCTGCGTTCATGCTGTTGCTGGCAATTGCGCACTATGAGACCAGTTTCTATGGTGCGAACCGGATGTTGCCTGTCTCCTTAGTTCTCATCACTGCAATGTGTTTTATGATGGGGATCTACTTTCCCAATCAAGCCGCATTGCTCAAGATCGGCGGCTTCATGTTCCTTGTTGCTGCTGGCTTATCAGGCTATGGCAATTGGTTGCCGCAGGTCGAAGGTGGATTTCCTCCGAAAGAAGAGAAGCTTCAGTATGAGGCGATGACCGCGCAGCAGTTGGCCGATGAAGGCGAAAAGATCATTTTCGGGGGCATCGGGCAAAATAAGGTTCAGGGCGCGATTGGGAAAGGGCAATGTCCACTTTGTCATGCGTTCCACAAAGGAATGCTGGGAGAGCGTGCACCAAACCTTGACGGTATTCCTGAGCGTGCAGGTAAAGAGCGGCTGGAAGATCCTAAGTACAGCAAGGGAAAGCCTGCAGGTAGAGACTATGCTCAGAAGGAAGCATTTCCTGGAGCGGGCACTGCAGAAAATGGCCAAGAGTATATCGCTGAGTCCCACTCCTGCCCGAGCTGTTACGTTGTTGCCGGCTTTGGTGTGAAGGGTACGAACGATAAAGAAAGCCCAATGCCTGCCATCCACAAGCCACCGATCTCGCTGAGTCTCGCAGAGTTGGCGGCTGTTGATACGTGGCTCTATATCCGCGAAGGGCGAGACGCTCCGACATATGACGAGATCGTCAAGTCCTATGAGAAGTTTATTCCGGAAGCCGATCGTCCAAAGCAGCAAGATGACAAGGCAGCCGGACCGCCCAGCGCCTTGCTGGCAGATGGAACGGAGCCGGTGGATCAGATTTTAGCAAAGGCTCAGTGCGTGTCCTGCCACACTATCCCTGGCATTCCTGGGGCAGTTGGTACGATTGGTCCTAAGCTCGAAGAAGGCACAAATGCTCCTCTTCGCATAAAGGATAAGGACTACAAAGGGACGGCAAAAACTGTTCCGGATTACATTATGGAGTCGATTGTCTCACCAAGTGCCTATGTGGTGAAGCCATTCCCGGACAATACGATGCCGAAAGTGTTCGGACAGAAGCTCAGCGCCGGGGCGCTGAAGAAGATCGTCGATTATTTGTCGCAGGTGAAGGCGGGATCGCCGCCACCGAAGATTTCATAG
- a CDS encoding cytochrome ubiquinol oxidase subunit I, protein MGLVAGKKLFSIMALCAMIGLLLLPIAVSLPTLALGADAPDAVKKDGEAKVEKGRDVYYKTEGIVVGAPAPKTVDGPRDYPRYNFESRVLLWFANQQHLYYGSFVLAVPIFCMVIEFMGVVTKDKAMAKRYDQLAYDFIKISLTAYSLTAILGGILIFTFLTLYPAFFGYLSSIFRPVMHIYALMFVAESGTLYIYYYGWDKMREGFLKWIHLSLSVILNVIGTLLMFLANSWIGFMMSPAGVDEQGRYLGNIWHVIHTALWNPLNLHRILGNMAFGGGVVAAYAAYKFLASKTDEDRAHYDWMGYIAMALGVAFLIPLPFAGYWLMREVYAYRQQMGITLMGGLLAWLFIIQATMIGILFLSTNYYLWQALGRMRGAEKYQRYIKYLVFVLCCGYLVFITPHTIVMTPAELKAMGGQQHPVLGNYGVMSAKNGGINVIITTTILSFVWYMRGNKVSTVSWSKFGNIFMGMFFGCAYVNIIGLAVLGYYIPANVRVGLSVPQVATTLSCLFFMFALNSFMMKGAKQMGPIEWGKISARSQYALIMLATAFTWMMGLMGYIRSSVRLFWHVNEIMRDNSPWAYTHTVGFAANMISFNVLFFWISILFVFWLGSLGIKKAPVEVKAGVPGGAAQPAGSH, encoded by the coding sequence ATGGGTTTAGTGGCTGGGAAGAAGTTGTTCTCAATCATGGCGCTTTGCGCGATGATTGGCCTTCTCCTGCTCCCCATCGCCGTATCGCTTCCAACGCTAGCTTTGGGCGCGGATGCGCCTGATGCGGTGAAGAAGGATGGTGAGGCGAAGGTCGAGAAGGGGAGAGACGTCTATTATAAGACGGAGGGTATCGTTGTCGGTGCCCCTGCTCCGAAGACCGTCGATGGTCCTCGGGATTATCCGCGATACAACTTCGAGAGTCGCGTGTTGCTCTGGTTCGCAAATCAGCAGCACCTCTATTACGGAAGTTTTGTGCTCGCGGTTCCGATTTTCTGCATGGTCATCGAGTTCATGGGAGTGGTGACGAAGGATAAAGCGATGGCGAAGCGGTATGATCAGCTCGCCTACGACTTCATCAAGATCAGTCTGACGGCCTATTCGTTGACCGCCATTCTCGGTGGTATCTTGATCTTCACCTTCCTGACTCTGTATCCGGCGTTCTTCGGTTACTTATCCAGTATCTTCCGTCCGGTCATGCATATTTATGCATTGATGTTTGTGGCGGAGAGCGGAACCCTCTACATCTATTACTACGGCTGGGACAAGATGAGGGAAGGGTTTCTGAAGTGGATTCACTTGAGCCTGTCCGTCATTTTGAACGTGATCGGAACGTTGCTCATGTTCTTGGCGAATTCCTGGATCGGGTTCATGATGTCGCCGGCCGGAGTCGATGAGCAGGGGCGCTATCTTGGGAACATCTGGCACGTCATCCATACCGCACTTTGGAATCCGCTGAACCTGCATCGCATTTTGGGTAACATGGCGTTCGGTGGTGGTGTCGTGGCGGCCTACGCGGCGTACAAGTTTTTGGCCTCCAAGACCGACGAAGATCGTGCGCATTATGATTGGATGGGCTATATCGCCATGGCGCTCGGCGTGGCGTTCTTGATCCCCTTGCCATTCGCCGGTTATTGGCTGATGCGCGAAGTGTATGCCTACCGTCAGCAGATGGGCATTACCCTCATGGGCGGTCTTCTGGCTTGGCTCTTCATCATTCAAGCTACGATGATCGGCATTCTCTTTCTCAGCACTAACTACTATCTCTGGCAGGCTCTAGGCCGGATGCGTGGTGCCGAGAAATATCAACGCTACATCAAGTATCTCGTGTTCGTCCTCTGTTGCGGCTACCTGGTGTTCATTACTCCTCACACGATTGTCATGACTCCCGCTGAGCTCAAGGCGATGGGTGGTCAGCAGCACCCGGTGTTGGGGAACTATGGCGTCATGTCGGCCAAGAACGGTGGAATCAACGTCATCATTACCACCACCATTCTTAGTTTCGTCTGGTACATGCGAGGCAACAAGGTCTCGACGGTGTCCTGGTCGAAGTTCGGCAATATCTTCATGGGTATGTTCTTTGGTTGTGCCTACGTCAATATTATTGGGCTCGCGGTCCTGGGATATTATATCCCGGCAAACGTGCGAGTCGGTCTGTCGGTGCCTCAAGTCGCTACGACGCTGTCCTGCCTCTTTTTCATGTTTGCACTCAATAGCTTCATGATGAAGGGCGCCAAGCAGATGGGGCCTATCGAGTGGGGAAAGATCTCAGCTCGGTCGCAGTATGCTTTGATCATGCTTGCGACAGCCTTTACTTGGATGATGGGGTTGATGGGGTACATTCGCTCCTCAGTCCGATTGTTCTGGCACGTGAATGAGATCATGCGGGATAACTCACCTTGGGCCTATACCCATACAGTGGGATTTGCCGCAAATATGATTTCATTCAATGTGTTGTTCTTCTGGATCAGCATTCTCTTTGTCTTCTGGCTTGGTAGCCTCGGGATAAAGAAGGCGCCAGTTGAAGTAAAGGCAGGGGTTCCAGGCGGCGCTGCGCAGCCAGCTGGGAGCCACTGA
- a CDS encoding SUMF1/EgtB/PvdO family nonheme iron enzyme, which yields MLESKFKIAFLLTVLVFAALPILAIIRGTTLTPFEDPPSNSTDATPSEPLDSSQVTREEPVREEMVSIPAGPFIRGTDHDGFDERPQRTLVLDAFAIDRYEVANFYYQQFVDATGHRKSGPPSRYAKNMSRMRGINQPVVYVSWEDAEAYCHWKGKRLPTEAEWEKAMRGTDGRLWPWGNVEQPNGANWARVQDGHDVAAPVGAVLTDKSPYGVMDGAGNVMEWVADWYAESYFKETPERNPQGPEFGTFRVLRGGGYATTGADIRITSRSKMVSDFRDETIGFRCAVSGMK from the coding sequence ATGCTTGAAAGTAAATTTAAGATCGCGTTTCTTCTTACCGTCCTCGTGTTTGCTGCGCTTCCCATCCTGGCAATCATCCGTGGCACCACGCTGACTCCATTTGAGGATCCTCCAAGCAATTCCACGGATGCAACCCCGTCAGAGCCGCTCGATTCCTCTCAGGTTACTCGTGAAGAGCCGGTCCGGGAAGAGATGGTCTCAATTCCGGCAGGGCCCTTCATCCGCGGGACCGATCATGACGGATTTGACGAACGGCCGCAGCGCACGCTGGTGCTGGATGCCTTTGCCATTGATCGGTACGAAGTGGCCAACTTTTATTACCAGCAATTTGTCGATGCGACCGGCCACCGCAAGTCTGGTCCTCCTTCCCGCTACGCCAAGAACATGAGCAGGATGCGTGGCATCAATCAGCCCGTGGTGTACGTGTCATGGGAGGATGCGGAAGCCTATTGTCATTGGAAGGGGAAGCGGCTTCCCACTGAGGCGGAGTGGGAGAAGGCGATGAGAGGAACGGATGGCCGTCTCTGGCCCTGGGGTAATGTGGAGCAGCCCAACGGAGCGAATTGGGCCAGGGTGCAGGATGGTCATGATGTCGCCGCGCCTGTCGGTGCCGTTCTGACCGATAAGAGCCCGTACGGTGTCATGGATGGAGCAGGAAATGTGATGGAGTGGGTGGCCGACTGGTACGCGGAAAGCTATTTTAAGGAGACTCCCGAACGAAACCCTCAAGGCCCTGAGTTTGGCACCTTTCGGGTGCTTCGAGGGGGAGGATACGCGACCACGGGGGCTGATATTCGTATCACCAGTCGGAGTAAAATGGTTTCCGACTTTCGCGATGAAACGATCGGATTTCGCTGTGCGGTTTCAGGCATGAAATAA
- a CDS encoding SUMF1/EgtB/PvdO family nonheme iron enzyme, with translation MENRGVLIGSIIFVFASFFLIISLLVYESYKAKKMKELVLSIKTESRPAPSSAPSLDYSMYKTKMGDEGREMVQIPEGPFIMGSKDGDPDEVPERQVFLKGFFLDKKEVSQEEYARFAKMTKRPLPKIEVFEDDQSKLLKPEFAAMSMSWDEAGAYCKWAGKRLPTEAEWEKAGRGEGKRKYAWGDTFMNGRANANVDGSEDGYRYLAPPGSFESGRSPYGIYDMTGNVAEWVADSYDEHYYQKAPYRDPKGPDDVDLKVVRGGSWRETEHNARLSKRFAAKHWRTDITIGFRCASDMEIGDSPSAS, from the coding sequence ATGGAAAATAGGGGAGTACTCATCGGTTCGATCATTTTTGTCTTTGCGTCGTTCTTCCTGATCATCAGCTTGCTGGTCTATGAATCGTACAAGGCGAAGAAGATGAAAGAGCTGGTTCTGTCGATCAAGACTGAGTCTCGTCCTGCGCCGAGCAGTGCCCCTTCGCTGGATTACTCCATGTATAAAACAAAGATGGGCGATGAGGGCCGCGAAATGGTGCAGATCCCCGAAGGTCCGTTCATCATGGGCAGCAAAGATGGTGATCCAGACGAAGTGCCGGAGCGTCAAGTGTTTCTCAAGGGGTTCTTTCTCGACAAGAAAGAGGTGTCGCAAGAGGAATATGCCCGGTTCGCTAAAATGACCAAGCGGCCCTTGCCGAAGATCGAGGTGTTTGAAGACGATCAATCCAAGCTGCTGAAGCCGGAGTTTGCGGCGATGAGCATGTCGTGGGACGAGGCGGGGGCCTATTGCAAATGGGCAGGCAAGCGGCTTCCCACGGAAGCGGAATGGGAAAAGGCCGGCCGTGGCGAGGGGAAGCGGAAGTACGCGTGGGGCGACACCTTCATGAATGGCCGCGCCAATGCCAATGTGGATGGGAGTGAAGATGGCTATCGGTATCTCGCGCCTCCCGGGTCGTTCGAGTCCGGGAGAAGTCCCTATGGAATCTATGACATGACGGGGAACGTCGCGGAATGGGTCGCGGATTCGTACGATGAGCATTACTACCAGAAAGCGCCCTACCGTGACCCGAAAGGGCCGGACGATGTCGATTTGAAGGTGGTGCGTGGGGGGTCGTGGCGAGAGACTGAGCATAACGCCCGGCTATCCAAACGATTTGCGGCGAAGCATTGGCGGACGGATATTACGATCGGGTTTCGATGTGCGAGCGATATGGAGATTGGCGACAGCCCCTCGGCGTCATAA
- a CDS encoding DUF3047 domain-containing protein, producing the protein MQGAISAQNPSLVLEDFQAKETDGFPSNWDHENQRSQSKGRDAYKVQTENGVSFLAAKDAGQRIKKKKIDWDPKAFPVLTWRWRLHKSATAGTEPIAAIYASLDTDLMFIPVFTKYIWSASKPEGTVTEGGMFSGSEIVVQSGTKDVGQWFEERVNVYEDFKRIHQHEPAAKAWGISIIAGPGVEIDFGSMVASAGR; encoded by the coding sequence ATGCAGGGTGCGATCTCGGCCCAAAACCCATCTTTGGTTCTGGAGGATTTTCAGGCAAAGGAAACGGACGGGTTCCCATCGAATTGGGATCATGAAAATCAGCGAAGTCAGTCCAAGGGGCGGGATGCCTATAAGGTTCAGACTGAGAACGGTGTGAGTTTTCTGGCGGCGAAGGATGCAGGACAGAGAATCAAGAAGAAGAAGATCGATTGGGACCCGAAGGCGTTTCCGGTCTTGACCTGGCGCTGGCGCCTGCATAAATCCGCTACGGCAGGAACGGAACCGATTGCAGCGATTTACGCCTCCCTGGATACGGATCTCATGTTCATCCCGGTGTTCACGAAGTATATCTGGAGTGCCTCGAAGCCTGAGGGGACGGTGACCGAAGGGGGCATGTTCAGCGGCTCGGAGATCGTGGTGCAAAGCGGCACCAAGGATGTCGGTCAGTGGTTTGAAGAGCGCGTGAACGTCTACGAAGATTTCAAGCGGATTCACCAGCATGAGCCGGCGGCGAAAGCCTGGGGTATTTCGATCATTGCCGGGCCTGGGGTGGAAATCGACTTTGGATCGATGGTTGCGAGCGCAGGCCGTTAA